Proteins co-encoded in one Micropterus dolomieu isolate WLL.071019.BEF.003 ecotype Adirondacks linkage group LG19, ASM2129224v1, whole genome shotgun sequence genomic window:
- the pcdh11 gene encoding protocadherin-11 X-linked isoform X3 gives MDLASQAHVVVVVLLTCVVLLCWAQEKDYTVKEEQPENVRIGNLRKDLDLNLDPNIRLSSPLQFKPVYKTGDVPLVRVEANTGEIFTTNHRIDREKLCSGVFAEKRCYYEIEVAVLPDEIFRLVKIRFLIEDVNDNAPLFQSTVINISIPENTAINTRYPVPSAFDPDVGINGIQHYELVKSVSEFGLDIIETPEGDKWPQLIVQQNLDREQKDTFVMKIKVEDGGNPPKSSTAILQVTISDVNDNRPIFKDSDLEVTVPENAPMGTSVAQLHATDADLGSNAQIHFAFSNQISASTKRHFAIDSSTGLITVKQPLDREVTPVHKLIVLASDGSSTPSRATVIVNVTDVNDNVPTIDTRYIINLVNGTVLLSENAPLNTKIALITVTDKDADLYGKVACYTDHDVPFRLKPVFNDQFLLETAAPLDYETTREYAIKIVASDRGTPPLNTSAMVLIKIKDENDNAPIFPQPEIQLSIPENNDPSTQLIKISATDADSGHNAEIIYTLGPDAPDGFNIDRRSGILSVGKRLDREKQERYSFTVIARDNGSTSLQSNVTVRLIVQDLNDNSPAFTHPEYNFYVPENLPLYGTVGLITVTDADAGDNAVITLSILNGKDNFIIDPQTGVIKPNITFDREQQSSYTFMVKAVDGGQPPSSSYAKVTINVVDVNDNRPVFVIPSSNYSYDLVRTATTPGAVVTRVFAIDNDTGMNAELQYSIISSIIITSRVSPRGLFAIDKTTGNITLQEKIVSADQGLHRLVVKVKDLGQPESLHAITLIHLFVNDTVSNATFIQEQLRKSMETPLDRNIGDSEVTPQANGYVIVVIAIIAGTMTVILVIFVTALVRCRQTPRHKVVQKGKQSGEWVSPNQENRQIKKKKKRKKRSPKSLLLNFVTIDESKPDDPTHEHVNGTLDLPVELEEQTMGKYNWATTPTTFKPDSPDLAKHYKSASPQPTFQIKPETPVAPKKHHVIQELPLDNTFVVGCDSLSKCSSTSSDPYSVSECSCQGGFKTAGQITTRQNLSQTPEKSFNSPPPICPHKEACQLGKITSVNTQRRVTFHLPDGSQESCSDSGLGDPEPSSTASTTQPLPLSFPQEEYYEQTSPNSRTEGDGNSDPESYSS, from the exons ATGGACTTAGCAAGTCAGGCTcatgtggtggtggtggtcttGCTCACCTGTGTGGTCTTGCTATGCTGGGCCCAGGAGAAGGACTACACGGTGAAGGAGGAGCAACCAGAGAACGTCCGAATCGGGAACCTGCGCAAGGACCTGGACCTCAACCTAGACCCCAACATCAGGCTATCCTCACCGCTGCAGTTCAAGCCTGTGTACAAGACAGGTGACGTGCCTTTGGTGAGGGTGGAGGCCAACACAGGGGAGATCTTTACCACCAATCACAGAATTGACCGGGAGAAGCTGTGCTCAGGGGTCTTTGCTGAGAAACGCTGCTACTATGAGATTGAGGTGGCCGTGCTGCCCGATGAGATCTTCCGATTGGTCAAGATCCGCTTCCTGATCGAGGATGTAAATGACAACGCACCCCTTTTCCAGTCCACTGTAATAAACATCTCCATCCCTGAGAACACAGCCATCAACACCCGATACCCGGTGCCCTCAGCATTTGACCCCGATGTAGGGATCAATGGGATCCAACATTATGAGCTGGTCAAG AGTGTCAGCGAGTTTGGCTTAGACATCATTGAAACTCCTGAAGGTGACAAGTGGCCACAGCTTATCGTTCAGCAGAATCTGGATCGCGAGCAGAAGGACACCTTTGTCATGAAGATAAAGGTGGAGGATGGTGGCAACCCTCCCAAGTCCAGCACTGCCATTCTCCAAGTCACCATCTCTGATGTCAATGACAATCGTCCCATCTTCAAGGACAGTGACTTGGAGGTCACAGTACCAGAGAATGCCCCCATGGGGACATCGGTTGCACAGCTTCACGCCACGGACGCAGACCTGGGTTCCAACGCACAGATCCACTTCGCCTTCAGCAACCAAATCTCTGCCTCAACCAAACGTCACTTTGCCATCGACAGCTCTACAGGACTGATCACTGTGAAGCAGCCACTGGACAGGGAGGTAACTCCTGTTCATAAACTCATTGTCCTTGCCAGTGATGGCAGCTCCACCCCTTCCAGAGCCACAGTTATTGTTAATGTAACTGACGTTAATGACAACGTTCCCACCATAGACACTCGCTACATTATCAACCTGGTTAATGGAACTGTTCTGCTGTCTGAGAATGCGCCTCTCAACACCAAAATAGCCCTAATTACTGTTACTGACAAGGATGCAGATCTTTATGGCAAAGTAGCTTGCTACACCGACCATGATGTTCCTTTTCGGTTGAAGCCTGTCTTTAATGATCAATTCTTACTAGAGACAGCTGCCCCCCTAGATTATGAGACGACTCGAGAATATGCAATTAAGATAGTGGCCTCGGATAGGGGGACGCCTCCTTTGAACACTTCAGCTATGGTTTTAATTAAAATCAAGGATGAGAATGACAATGCACCCATCTTCCCCCAGCCGGAAATCCAACTTTCCATACCGGAGAACAATGACCCCTCTACACAGTTAATAAAAATCAGCGCCACTGATGCAGACAGCGGACATAATGCTGAGATTATTTATACTCTTGGCCCTGATGCACCTGATGGGTTTAACATAGACAGACGGTCAGGAATCCTTTCTGTTGGCAAACGACTggacagagagaagcaggagaggTACTCATTCACTGTCATAGCGAGGGACAATGGCTCCACGTCCCTGCAGAGCAATGTCACTGTCAGGCTAATCGTCCAGGACCTTAATGACAACAGCCCAGCTTTCACACACCCTGAGTACAACTTCTATGTGCCTGAAAACCTGCCTCTCTATGGAACTGTGGGCTTAATCACAGTGACTGATGCAGATGCAGGAGATAATGCTGTTATAACCCTGTCCATTTTGAATGGGAAAGATAATTTCATCATCGACCCCCAAACTGGTGTGATCAAACCTAATATCACGTTTGATAGGGAGCAGCAAAGCTCCTACACATTCATGGTCAAGGCAGTTGATGGGGGGCAACCTCCAAGCTCCTCTTATGCCAAGGTCACTATAAATGTAGTCGATGTGAACGACAATCGCCCCGTGTTTGTCATCCCATCTTCCAATTACTCATATGACCTAGTGCGTACCGCCACTACCCCTGGCGCTGTGGTCACCAGAGTGTTTGCCATTGACAATGACACAGGTATGAATGCTGAGCTGCAGTACAGTATTATCAGCAGCATCATCATCACATCTAGGGTCTCCCCTCGAGGTCTCTTTGCCATCGACAAAACAACAGGTAACATAACACTGCAGGAGAAAATAGTTTCAGCTGATCAGGGGCTACATAGGCTGGTTGTCAAGGTCAAAGATCTAGGCCAGCCTGAGTCATTACATGCGATCACACTTATCCACTTGTTTGTCAATGACACTGTGTCAAATGCTACCTTTATCCAAGAGCAGCTGCGAAAAAGTATGGAGACACCCTTGGACCGTAACATAGGGGACAGTGAGGTAACACCTCAAGCCAATGGATATGTGATTGTTGTCATAGCTATCATAGCAGGGACCATGACTGTCATCTTGGTGATATTTGTGACTGCCTTGGTGCGCTGCCGGCAGACACCCAGACACAAAGTAGTACAGAAGGGCAAGCAGAGTGGCGAATGGGTGTCACCCAACCAAGAGAACCGTCAGatcaaaaagaagaagaagagaaagaagcgATCCCCTAAGAGCCTCCTCTTGAACTTTGTGACCATTGATGAATCCAAGCCTGACGACCCCACCCATGAGCATGTTAATGGTACACTGGACCTCCCTGTGGAGTTAGAGGAGCAAACCATGGGGAAGTACAACTGGGCCACGACACCCACCACCTTCAAACCCGACAGCCCAGATTTAGCCAAGCATTACAAGTCAGCGTCCCCTCAGCCTACATTTCAAATCAAACCGGAGACACCAGTCGCCCCAAAGAAACACCATGTGATCCAGGAGCTCCCCTTGGACAACACGTTCGTGGTGGGCTGTGACTCACTTTCCAAGTGTTCATCGACTAGCTCCGACCCATACAGTGTCTCAGAGTGCAGCTGTCAGGGGGGATTCAAGACTGCGGGGCAAATCACCACCCGACAG
- the pcdh11 gene encoding protocadherin-11 X-linked isoform X4, translating to MDLASQAHVVVVVLLTCVVLLCWAQEKDYTVKEEQPENVRIGNLRKDLDLNLDPNIRLSSPLQFKPVYKTGDVPLVRVEANTGEIFTTNHRIDREKLCSGVFAEKRCYYEIEVAVLPDEIFRLVKIRFLIEDVNDNAPLFQSTVINISIPENTAINTRYPVPSAFDPDVGINGIQHYELVKSVSEFGLDIIETPEGDKWPQLIVQQNLDREQKDTFVMKIKVEDGGNPPKSSTAILQVTISDVNDNRPIFKDSDLEVTVPENAPMGTSVAQLHATDADLGSNAQIHFAFSNQISASTKRHFAIDSSTGLITVKQPLDREVTPVHKLIVLASDGSSTPSRATVIVNVTDVNDNVPTIDTRYIINLVNGTVLLSENAPLNTKIALITVTDKDADLYGKVACYTDHDVPFRLKPVFNDQFLLETAAPLDYETTREYAIKIVASDRGTPPLNTSAMVLIKIKDENDNAPIFPQPEIQLSIPENNDPSTQLIKISATDADSGHNAEIIYTLGPDAPDGFNIDRRSGILSVGKRLDREKQERYSFTVIARDNGSTSLQSNVTVRLIVQDLNDNSPAFTHPEYNFYVPENLPLYGTVGLITVTDADAGDNAVITLSILNGKDNFIIDPQTGVIKPNITFDREQQSSYTFMVKAVDGGQPPSSSYAKVTINVVDVNDNRPVFVIPSSNYSYDLVRTATTPGAVVTRVFAIDNDTGMNAELQYSIISSIIITSRVSPRGLFAIDKTTGNITLQEKIVSADQGLHRLVVKVKDLGQPESLHAITLIHLFVNDTVSNATFIQEQLRKSMETPLDRNIGDSEVTPQANGYVIVVIAIIAGTMTVILVIFVTALVRCRQTPRHKVVQKGKQSGEWVSPNQENRQIKKKKKRKKRSPKSLLLNFVTIDESKPDDPTHEHVNGTLDLPVELEEQTMGKYNWATTPTTFKPDSPDLAKHYKSASPQPTFQIKPETPVAPKKHHVIQELPLDNTFVVGCDSLSKCSSTSSDPYSVSECSCQGGFKTAGQITTRQETALKPPHYGTLCGTGTARSHRIKINL from the exons ATGGACTTAGCAAGTCAGGCTcatgtggtggtggtggtcttGCTCACCTGTGTGGTCTTGCTATGCTGGGCCCAGGAGAAGGACTACACGGTGAAGGAGGAGCAACCAGAGAACGTCCGAATCGGGAACCTGCGCAAGGACCTGGACCTCAACCTAGACCCCAACATCAGGCTATCCTCACCGCTGCAGTTCAAGCCTGTGTACAAGACAGGTGACGTGCCTTTGGTGAGGGTGGAGGCCAACACAGGGGAGATCTTTACCACCAATCACAGAATTGACCGGGAGAAGCTGTGCTCAGGGGTCTTTGCTGAGAAACGCTGCTACTATGAGATTGAGGTGGCCGTGCTGCCCGATGAGATCTTCCGATTGGTCAAGATCCGCTTCCTGATCGAGGATGTAAATGACAACGCACCCCTTTTCCAGTCCACTGTAATAAACATCTCCATCCCTGAGAACACAGCCATCAACACCCGATACCCGGTGCCCTCAGCATTTGACCCCGATGTAGGGATCAATGGGATCCAACATTATGAGCTGGTCAAG AGTGTCAGCGAGTTTGGCTTAGACATCATTGAAACTCCTGAAGGTGACAAGTGGCCACAGCTTATCGTTCAGCAGAATCTGGATCGCGAGCAGAAGGACACCTTTGTCATGAAGATAAAGGTGGAGGATGGTGGCAACCCTCCCAAGTCCAGCACTGCCATTCTCCAAGTCACCATCTCTGATGTCAATGACAATCGTCCCATCTTCAAGGACAGTGACTTGGAGGTCACAGTACCAGAGAATGCCCCCATGGGGACATCGGTTGCACAGCTTCACGCCACGGACGCAGACCTGGGTTCCAACGCACAGATCCACTTCGCCTTCAGCAACCAAATCTCTGCCTCAACCAAACGTCACTTTGCCATCGACAGCTCTACAGGACTGATCACTGTGAAGCAGCCACTGGACAGGGAGGTAACTCCTGTTCATAAACTCATTGTCCTTGCCAGTGATGGCAGCTCCACCCCTTCCAGAGCCACAGTTATTGTTAATGTAACTGACGTTAATGACAACGTTCCCACCATAGACACTCGCTACATTATCAACCTGGTTAATGGAACTGTTCTGCTGTCTGAGAATGCGCCTCTCAACACCAAAATAGCCCTAATTACTGTTACTGACAAGGATGCAGATCTTTATGGCAAAGTAGCTTGCTACACCGACCATGATGTTCCTTTTCGGTTGAAGCCTGTCTTTAATGATCAATTCTTACTAGAGACAGCTGCCCCCCTAGATTATGAGACGACTCGAGAATATGCAATTAAGATAGTGGCCTCGGATAGGGGGACGCCTCCTTTGAACACTTCAGCTATGGTTTTAATTAAAATCAAGGATGAGAATGACAATGCACCCATCTTCCCCCAGCCGGAAATCCAACTTTCCATACCGGAGAACAATGACCCCTCTACACAGTTAATAAAAATCAGCGCCACTGATGCAGACAGCGGACATAATGCTGAGATTATTTATACTCTTGGCCCTGATGCACCTGATGGGTTTAACATAGACAGACGGTCAGGAATCCTTTCTGTTGGCAAACGACTggacagagagaagcaggagaggTACTCATTCACTGTCATAGCGAGGGACAATGGCTCCACGTCCCTGCAGAGCAATGTCACTGTCAGGCTAATCGTCCAGGACCTTAATGACAACAGCCCAGCTTTCACACACCCTGAGTACAACTTCTATGTGCCTGAAAACCTGCCTCTCTATGGAACTGTGGGCTTAATCACAGTGACTGATGCAGATGCAGGAGATAATGCTGTTATAACCCTGTCCATTTTGAATGGGAAAGATAATTTCATCATCGACCCCCAAACTGGTGTGATCAAACCTAATATCACGTTTGATAGGGAGCAGCAAAGCTCCTACACATTCATGGTCAAGGCAGTTGATGGGGGGCAACCTCCAAGCTCCTCTTATGCCAAGGTCACTATAAATGTAGTCGATGTGAACGACAATCGCCCCGTGTTTGTCATCCCATCTTCCAATTACTCATATGACCTAGTGCGTACCGCCACTACCCCTGGCGCTGTGGTCACCAGAGTGTTTGCCATTGACAATGACACAGGTATGAATGCTGAGCTGCAGTACAGTATTATCAGCAGCATCATCATCACATCTAGGGTCTCCCCTCGAGGTCTCTTTGCCATCGACAAAACAACAGGTAACATAACACTGCAGGAGAAAATAGTTTCAGCTGATCAGGGGCTACATAGGCTGGTTGTCAAGGTCAAAGATCTAGGCCAGCCTGAGTCATTACATGCGATCACACTTATCCACTTGTTTGTCAATGACACTGTGTCAAATGCTACCTTTATCCAAGAGCAGCTGCGAAAAAGTATGGAGACACCCTTGGACCGTAACATAGGGGACAGTGAGGTAACACCTCAAGCCAATGGATATGTGATTGTTGTCATAGCTATCATAGCAGGGACCATGACTGTCATCTTGGTGATATTTGTGACTGCCTTGGTGCGCTGCCGGCAGACACCCAGACACAAAGTAGTACAGAAGGGCAAGCAGAGTGGCGAATGGGTGTCACCCAACCAAGAGAACCGTCAGatcaaaaagaagaagaagagaaagaagcgATCCCCTAAGAGCCTCCTCTTGAACTTTGTGACCATTGATGAATCCAAGCCTGACGACCCCACCCATGAGCATGTTAATGGTACACTGGACCTCCCTGTGGAGTTAGAGGAGCAAACCATGGGGAAGTACAACTGGGCCACGACACCCACCACCTTCAAACCCGACAGCCCAGATTTAGCCAAGCATTACAAGTCAGCGTCCCCTCAGCCTACATTTCAAATCAAACCGGAGACACCAGTCGCCCCAAAGAAACACCATGTGATCCAGGAGCTCCCCTTGGACAACACGTTCGTGGTGGGCTGTGACTCACTTTCCAAGTGTTCATCGACTAGCTCCGACCCATACAGTGTCTCAGAGTGCAGCTGTCAGGGGGGATTCAAGACTGCGGGGCAAATCACCACCCGACAG